Within Methanobacterium bryantii, the genomic segment CCTCTTCTTTCTTCACCCCATGCCTTAGCTACATCTGTTGGAGAATTAAACCGATCTTCAGGTAAATTTTGTATAGCTTTTACGACATCACGACTTGCACGGTTACTTTTTGCCTGTTGAACTAGATCCTGTTTATTTGCAGGGAAATTCATTCCCTTTAAGGATTTTTCTATCTCTGAAGTTATTCCACCACGGCGAGTTTTACCACGACGTACCATGTTATCACCTCCAAAACCCTCAAACGCTTCACGTTTGGGGCGTCGAAAATCTTTGATTTTCGATAGTTTTTAATTTTAATTTTAGTGGTTCAGGAAATATGTAGTATTTCCTTCAACCTCTAAAACCCTCAAACACTGCCAAAAATCTTTGAATTTCGATATTTTTTTATTTTAGCGGTTTAGGAAAGCTTTGATTTTCCTAACCTCTTTTTAAATTGGTTATCCTAATAATAAGATAACTGTTAAATGATTACAGTTAAACCGAAAATTCGTGCAGATATCTTTTAAAATTCACTTTTTATGTTTGGGTTACACTTTTGAAGTTCATACTTTAAAAATATTACTTTCTTAGAAATAATTAATATTAATTAAAATAAAAATAATAGTGGTCAAAACTTAAAAAAGGAGGTTGATATTCTGCCATATAAAAATAAAGAAGATTTACCGGCACAGGTAAAGGAAAATTTACCAGAACATGCCAAAGAAATTTATTTAAAAGCATTTAACAACGCTTGGGATCAGTATAAAGAGCCAAAAGAAAGGAGGGGAAATGAATCAAGAGAGCAAACTTCCCATAAAGTTGCATGGGCCGCAGTAAAAAATGAATACACTAAGGGAAGCTCAGGAAAATGGGAAAAAAAATAGAACATCTCCTAAAATCATATTTTTTAAAGAGAGTACTATTGGCCCACTTAACTAAACTATCATGAGAGGTAGCCTGGCAAGATTGGACATCCCACAATCTGGAGAATTCTAAAATTTTTTAAAAGTATTCAAAGCCATCCAAGGAATATTTAAATGAGTAAAAAAGGACCTTTAGGACTGGTATCTGTAATTTCAATAGGTATTGGTGGAATGGTAGGGGGAGGCATTTTTGCAGTTTTAGGATTTGCTGTGCAGCTTGCAGGCGGCGGAACATACATTGCATTTGCTTTAGCAGGCACAGTAGCTTTAATTACGTCTTATTCCTACGCAAAATTATCTGTAACTTACCCAAGTGAAGGTGGAACTGTTGAATTTCTTGATCAGGCCTTTGGACCTGGATTAACCACAGGAGGGCTGAATGTACTTCTTTTTTTAAGTTATATCGTAATGCTTTCTCTTTATTCTTTTGCCTTCGGTAGCTACCTATCAAGCTTTTTCCCAGCAGAATCACAGGTGTTATTGCGACACATCGGTA encodes:
- a CDS encoding DUF2795 domain-containing protein → MVRRGKTRRGGITSEIEKSLKGMNFPANKQDLVQQAKSNRASRDVVKAIQNLPEDRFNSPTDVAKAWGEERRG
- a CDS encoding ChaB family protein, which gives rise to MPYKNKEDLPAQVKENLPEHAKEIYLKAFNNAWDQYKEPKERRGNESREQTSHKVAWAAVKNEYTKGSSGKWEKK